TATTGTTTGGCTTCTGCAAATACCTTTTCTGCTACTTCGATTCCTTGCAAGTTGGCGGGATTGTGGAGAGGTGCCAACGAAAATAGATCTTGGATGTTTGTTTTTACCTCGGGAGTGATCAATGTGGTCGCGCTGAATCGTTCGCCACCATGTACTACTCGGTGACCAACGGCTTCTATCTCTGATGCTGAGTTGAGGATTTGATATTGCGGGTCTGTGAGGAGTTGCGCAACTTTGTGGAGGGCGACTTTGTGGTCGGCAAAGGGTTCGTTGATTTCGATACGATTGTCGTCGATTTGGAGTTCGAGTTTTCCAGTGGATTCTCCAATCTTTTCGACTAGCCCAGCACAAAGTACTTTGCCCTCAGGCATTTCAAACAGTTGATACTTGAGGGATGAACTTCCCGAATTTAAAACCAATACTTTCATTCGTGTGTTATTTATAGTCATCAGCTCCACCTTCTAGTGGCAGTAGCTTGAGTGATTTATTTCATTTGTGATTGTATCGCTGTGATGACGACCGTGTTGACAATGTCTTCGACCGTGCAGCCCCTACTCAAGTCATTGACGGGTTTGTTGAGACCTTGTAGGACAGGGCCAATGGCTATGGCGCCTGTTTCACGTTGTACAGCTTTATAGGTGTTGTTGCCAGTGTTGAGATCTGGGAAGATAAGTACCGTGGCTTGCCCGGCTACTTGTGAATCGGGCATTTTTTTCTTACCTACTACAGGGTCGACCGCCGCATCGTACTGGATGGGGCCTTCGATGAGTAGGTCAGGAGCCATTTCTTTGGCGATAGCGGTAGCATGACGGACTTTTTCAACTTCCTCCCCCTTGCCAGATGCTCCAGAAGAGTACGATAGCATGGCGATTTTTGGTTCTACTCCGAAAGCCTTGGCTGTTTGCGCCGAAGAGATAGCAATCTCTGCGAGTTGTTCGGCCGTTGGGTTGGGGTTGACTGCACAGTCTCCATAGACCAGGACTCGGTTGTCGAGACACATGAAAAACACTGAAGAAACTACCTTGATGCCGGGCTTGGTTTTGACGAATTGCAAGGCGGGACGAATGGTGTGCTGCGTCGTGTTGACGGCTCCAGAGACCATGCCGTCGGCATCACCGAGTTGGACCATCATCGTACCAAAGTACGAAACGTCATTCATGAGGTCCTCCGCTGCAGCTAGGGTCAATCCCTTTGCTTGGCGGTATGCATAGAGCTGCTTGACATATTGGGCAAATTTCGGTGAAGAAGCAGGTGCTACGATATTGACTTTGTCCAAATCGATGTTGAGAGAAGCTTCCTTTATTTTTTGGATGACCTGCTCTGGATCTCGGTAGAGCAGGGTCAACTGTACCAGGTCAAGGGTTTGTAGCATTTCTGTTGCTTTGAGGATGCGGTCGTCATTGCCTTCTGGCAATACGATATGCATTTTTTTGGTACGGGCCTTTTGGTTGAGCGTGTACTTAAACATCTTTGGCGTCATGCCTCTAGGTCTAAAGTCTATGATTTTGGTTTCTAAATTGGTCGCATCGATTTGATCGTTGAAGTATTTAAGAGCCAATTTGATTTTGTCAGGGTTCTTTACACTGAGATTGGATTTGACATCATTGAGGTGAATGGCTGTTTGGAAGGTATTCGGGCTGACTTTTAGGATTGGGACCGAAGTATTGAGCCCTTTGAGTAATTTGTAGATGGATTCGGGCAAATCGAACCCTCCGGTAAGTATGAGGGCAGAGATGTTGGGATAAGTGTCGGAGAGGTGGGCTTGTAGTGAGCCCATGATGATCTCCGCTCTATCGGCAGAGGCGATGACAGCACAATTTTCAGTGATAAAGGTCAAGTAGTTGGCCAATGTCATGCCAGCAACCGAATAGCGGTAGACGCTTTTTTGGTGGATGATGTCTTCTCCGAAGAGTATCTTGGCATTGAGTTGTTCGGCGACTTCTGCGACGCTTGGACTGCTCAGGAGTATGTTGTTGGGGATTACGGCGAGTTCTT
The DNA window shown above is from Reichenbachiella sp. 5M10 and carries:
- the pta gene encoding phosphate acetyltransferase, encoding MSNSVFISTIEPNSGKSLISLGLMELLLRKSDKIGYFRPIIKAKPNRKDSHTDLILSYFNLTQTYEDTYVFSSEEVNTMLGSGQMEQVIDKIIDQYKKIEKDFDFILVEGTDFVGENIAFEFELNAAIAKNLGSPVLIVSSGQDKTPTDATSTLKYALDSFEVEECEVIGAIINRVKEEEHDAFKTVLKKKLGGTGKNKELAVIPNNILLSSPSVAEVAEQLNAKILFGEDIIHQKSVYRYSVAGMTLANYLTFITENCAVIASADRAEIIMGSLQAHLSDTYPNISALILTGGFDLPESIYKLLKGLNTSVPILKVSPNTFQTAIHLNDVKSNLSVKNPDKIKLALKYFNDQIDATNLETKIIDFRPRGMTPKMFKYTLNQKARTKKMHIVLPEGNDDRILKATEMLQTLDLVQLTLLYRDPEQVIQKIKEASLNIDLDKVNIVAPASSPKFAQYVKQLYAYRQAKGLTLAAAEDLMNDVSYFGTMMVQLGDADGMVSGAVNTTQHTIRPALQFVKTKPGIKVVSSVFFMCLDNRVLVYGDCAVNPNPTAEQLAEIAISSAQTAKAFGVEPKIAMLSYSSGASGKGEEVEKVRHATAIAKEMAPDLLIEGPIQYDAAVDPVVGKKKMPDSQVAGQATVLIFPDLNTGNNTYKAVQRETGAIAIGPVLQGLNKPVNDLSRGCTVEDIVNTVVITAIQSQMK